In the genome of Conger conger chromosome 8, fConCon1.1, whole genome shotgun sequence, one region contains:
- the tspan5a gene encoding tetraspanin-5a isoform X1 — MSGKHYKGHEVSCCIKYFIFGFNIIFWLLGVAFLGIGLWAWSEKGVLSNISSITDLGGFDPVWLFLVVGGVMFILGFAGCIGALRENTFLLKFFSVFLGIIFFLELTAGVLAFVFKDWIKDQLNFFINNNIRAYRDDIDLQNLIDFTQEYWECCGAFGADDWNLNIYFNCTDGNPSREKCGVPFSCCTKDPAEDVINTQCGYDVRAKADSEQKTYIYVKGCVPQFEKWLQDNLTVVAGIFIGIALLQIFGICLAQNLVSDIEAVRASCLFT, encoded by the exons TTGCTAGGAGTGGCCTTTTTGGGGATCGGATTATGGGCATGGAGCGAGAAG GGTGTGCTGTCCAACATCTCGTCCATTACGGACCTGGGGGGCTTTGACCCCGTCTGGCTCTTCCTGGTGGTGGGCGGGGTGATGTTCATCCTGGGCTTCGCTGGCTGCATCGGAGCTCTGAGggagaacaccttcctgctcaAATTT TTCTCTGTGTTTTTGGGCATCATCTTCTTCTTGGAGCTGACTGCTGGGGTCCTGGCCTTCGTGTTCAAGGACTGGATTAAAGACCAGCTCAACTTCttcatcaacaacaacatcagGGCGTACCGGGACGACATCGACCTGCAGAACCTCATCGACTTCACCCAGGAATAC TGGGAGTGCTGTGGAGCCTTCGGGGCAGATGACTGGAACCTGAACATCTATTTCAACTGCACAGACGGCAACCCCAGCAGAGAGAAGTGCGGAGTGCCCTTCTCCTGCTGCACCAAGGACCCTGCG gaGGATGTCATCAACACACAGTGTGGATATGATGTGCGGGCAAAAGCA GATTCAGAACAGAAGACATATATTTATGTGAAAGGATGCGTGCCGCAGTTTGAGAAGTGGCTTCAAGACAACCTGACTGTGGTGGCAGGGATATTTATAGGAATTGCACTGTTACAG ATTTTCGGGATATGCTTGGCACAAAACCTTGTGAGTGACATTGAAGCAGTGAGGGCGAGCTG cCTGTTCACCTGA
- the tspan5a gene encoding tetraspanin-5a isoform X2: protein MSGKHYKGHEVSCCIKYFIFGFNIIFWLLGVAFLGIGLWAWSEKGVLSNISSITDLGGFDPVWLFLVVGGVMFILGFAGCIGALRENTFLLKFFSVFLGIIFFLELTAGVLAFVFKDWIKDQLNFFINNNIRAYRDDIDLQNLIDFTQEYWECCGAFGADDWNLNIYFNCTDGNPSREKCGVPFSCCTKDPAEDVINTQCGYDVRAKADSEQKTYIYVKGCVPQFEKWLQDNLTVVAGIFIGIALLQIFGICLAQNLVSDIEAVRASWVPPSISARRPPPPHSGKKSSAYS from the exons TTGCTAGGAGTGGCCTTTTTGGGGATCGGATTATGGGCATGGAGCGAGAAG GGTGTGCTGTCCAACATCTCGTCCATTACGGACCTGGGGGGCTTTGACCCCGTCTGGCTCTTCCTGGTGGTGGGCGGGGTGATGTTCATCCTGGGCTTCGCTGGCTGCATCGGAGCTCTGAGggagaacaccttcctgctcaAATTT TTCTCTGTGTTTTTGGGCATCATCTTCTTCTTGGAGCTGACTGCTGGGGTCCTGGCCTTCGTGTTCAAGGACTGGATTAAAGACCAGCTCAACTTCttcatcaacaacaacatcagGGCGTACCGGGACGACATCGACCTGCAGAACCTCATCGACTTCACCCAGGAATAC TGGGAGTGCTGTGGAGCCTTCGGGGCAGATGACTGGAACCTGAACATCTATTTCAACTGCACAGACGGCAACCCCAGCAGAGAGAAGTGCGGAGTGCCCTTCTCCTGCTGCACCAAGGACCCTGCG gaGGATGTCATCAACACACAGTGTGGATATGATGTGCGGGCAAAAGCA GATTCAGAACAGAAGACATATATTTATGTGAAAGGATGCGTGCCGCAGTTTGAGAAGTGGCTTCAAGACAACCTGACTGTGGTGGCAGGGATATTTATAGGAATTGCACTGTTACAG ATTTTCGGGATATGCTTGGCACAAAACCTTGTGAGTGACATTGAAGCAGTGAGGGCGAGCTG GGTGCCCCCCTCAATCTCCGCTCGCCGGCCACCCCCGCCTCACTCCGGCAAGAAATCCAGCGCATACtcatga